A window of Pedobacter lusitanus contains these coding sequences:
- a CDS encoding ABC transporter ATP-binding protein, producing the protein MATNRLFNKSSLQNSKKESLTLKERMAALGNLPAFFKMVWQTSPRMTISNLFMRIVRSATPLAMLYVGKLIIDQVILFSKTPQNHDLTYLWELIALEFALAVCSDLLNRAISLLDSLLGDLFSKHTSVQIMAHAATLDLDQFEDSVFYDKLERARQQTVGRTILLSQVMSQLQDLITMGFLAAGLIAFNPWLILLLFIAILPSFLGESYFNDQSYALTRGQTPERRELDYLRFLGASDETAKEIKIFNLSGFVIDRFSVLSDRFYKANKKLALQRSAWGTFFTLLGTAGYYGAYIVIILDAVSGKVTIGELTFLAGSFRQLRTLLEGILTRFTAVSQGAIYLRDFFEFFEIKPKITAAVKPLPFPRPIRSGFTFENVGFRYVNSKRWANRHLSFTLLPGEKLALVGENGAGKTTLVKLLARLYDPTEGRILLDGTDLKEYDLADLRMNLGIIFQDYIRYQMSFSQNIAVGNIKEKENDPLIHSAAHQSLADQLAEKLPGQYNQMLGKRFSEGVELSGGEWQKVALARAYMKDSQLLILDEPTAALDARAEYEVFQRFSELTHGKSAVLISHRFSTVRMADRILVLEKGELIEIGSHQQLLDKNGRYAELFNLQAMGYR; encoded by the coding sequence ATGGCGACAAACAGGTTGTTCAATAAATCTTCTTTACAAAACTCTAAAAAGGAAAGTTTAACACTAAAAGAGAGAATGGCAGCATTGGGAAACCTGCCGGCATTCTTTAAAATGGTCTGGCAGACGAGTCCCCGCATGACGATATCCAATTTATTCATGCGGATAGTGCGGTCGGCAACTCCTCTGGCCATGTTATATGTAGGCAAACTGATTATCGATCAGGTTATTCTGTTCAGTAAAACTCCTCAAAATCACGACTTAACCTATTTATGGGAGCTTATTGCACTGGAATTTGCTCTTGCTGTCTGCTCAGATTTACTCAACAGGGCAATCTCTCTGCTGGATAGTCTGCTTGGAGATCTTTTCTCTAAACATACATCGGTACAGATCATGGCTCACGCAGCGACACTAGATCTGGATCAGTTTGAAGATTCTGTATTTTACGATAAACTGGAACGAGCCCGTCAGCAAACTGTTGGCCGTACTATCTTACTTTCGCAGGTCATGAGCCAGCTACAGGATCTTATTACCATGGGTTTTCTGGCAGCAGGCCTGATTGCATTTAATCCCTGGCTGATTCTTCTTTTATTTATAGCCATCCTGCCCTCTTTTCTGGGTGAATCTTATTTCAATGATCAGAGTTATGCGTTAACCAGAGGACAGACACCTGAAAGAAGGGAACTGGATTACCTGCGTTTTCTGGGAGCCAGTGATGAAACGGCTAAGGAAATAAAGATATTTAATCTATCGGGTTTTGTAATTGACCGTTTCTCGGTTTTATCTGACAGGTTTTACAAAGCCAATAAAAAGCTGGCACTGCAGCGTTCTGCATGGGGTACTTTTTTTACTTTACTGGGTACTGCGGGATATTATGGTGCCTATATTGTAATTATCCTGGATGCAGTTTCCGGAAAAGTAACTATTGGCGAGCTAACTTTTCTGGCAGGTTCTTTCAGACAGTTAAGGACATTGCTGGAAGGAATTCTGACAAGGTTTACAGCTGTATCCCAGGGAGCTATTTATCTTCGTGATTTCTTTGAATTCTTTGAAATCAAACCTAAGATTACAGCGGCTGTCAAACCACTTCCTTTTCCCAGACCTATCCGTTCTGGTTTTACTTTCGAAAATGTTGGTTTCCGGTACGTGAACTCTAAACGCTGGGCTAACAGACATTTAAGTTTCACTTTGCTTCCTGGTGAAAAGCTGGCTTTAGTAGGCGAAAATGGAGCTGGCAAGACTACACTGGTTAAATTACTGGCCAGATTATACGATCCGACAGAAGGCCGGATTTTACTGGATGGAACAGACCTGAAAGAATACGACCTTGCCGATTTAAGAATGAACCTGGGCATTATTTTTCAGGATTATATCCGCTATCAGATGAGTTTTTCGCAAAATATAGCGGTTGGTAATATCAAAGAAAAAGAGAATGATCCGCTGATACATTCTGCGGCACATCAGAGTCTGGCAGATCAGCTGGCCGAAAAACTGCCGGGACAGTATAACCAGATGCTGGGTAAAAGATTTTCTGAAGGTGTAGAGCTTTCTGGCGGCGAATGGCAGAAAGTGGCTTTAGCAAGAGCTTATATGAAAGATTCCCAGTTACTGATTCTCGATGAACCCACCGCAGCATTGGATGCCAGGGCCGAATATGAGGTATTTCAGCGTTTCTCTGAGCTCACTCATGGAAAATCGGCCGTACTGATTTCACATCGTTTTTCGACAGTAAGAATGGCTGACAGAATTCTAGTGCTGGAAAAAGGCGAACTGATAGAAATCGGAAGTCATCAGCAGCTGCTGGATAAAAACGGCCGCTATGCTGAACTGTTTAATCTCCAGGCAATGGGCTATCGTTAA
- a CDS encoding cation:proton antiporter, which yields MDTFTTITILVTISALISYLNHRYVKLPGTIGIMVIAISLSVLILITGKTFPAAYNFISELTASIDFTKTLLDIMLAFLLFASALHFDFAKLKEQKRPVLVLSTVGVIGCTTIFGFLFYWAASFLHIDIPLMYCFLFGALISPTDPVAVLSILKKSKIPPSLETIIGGESLFNDGVGILLFVTLRELTENTTMAFSWSHSSILFAQEVFGGILLGVASGYFCTRLVRKVDELQTILMITLSMVMGISVVGGLLHVSIPLAAVTADLMLSNMKLGENSNTAHLKDILDKVWGLIDDLLNTILFVMIGLQIVVIPFSANYWLISLLSVFFVLIARGLSIAAPTILMKRSLKTDYNRLGILIWAGLRGGISVALALSLPDSAYKPLIVSASYIIVIFSIIVQGLTLNKVVNKLVK from the coding sequence ATGGATACTTTTACTACGATTACCATTCTGGTAACCATCAGCGCGCTCATCTCTTACCTGAATCATCGTTATGTTAAATTGCCCGGTACTATAGGTATCATGGTGATTGCCATCAGTCTTTCTGTATTAATTCTGATTACCGGAAAGACCTTTCCGGCAGCTTATAATTTCATCTCTGAATTAACTGCGAGCATAGATTTCACCAAAACTCTGCTGGACATTATGCTGGCCTTTTTACTCTTTGCCAGTGCATTACATTTTGATTTTGCCAAACTTAAAGAACAAAAGCGTCCGGTACTGGTATTGAGTACAGTGGGTGTCATCGGCTGTACCACAATATTCGGATTTCTTTTTTACTGGGCTGCATCTTTTCTGCATATAGATATTCCACTAATGTACTGTTTCCTTTTTGGCGCACTGATTTCGCCTACGGATCCGGTTGCGGTATTATCTATTTTAAAGAAGTCTAAAATCCCGCCTTCTCTGGAAACTATTATTGGTGGTGAATCATTATTTAATGATGGTGTAGGTATTCTTTTGTTTGTAACACTCAGGGAGCTTACAGAGAATACAACTATGGCATTTTCCTGGTCCCATTCTTCAATTTTATTTGCGCAGGAGGTATTTGGTGGAATTCTGCTGGGTGTGGCATCTGGTTATTTCTGCACCAGGCTGGTCAGAAAAGTAGATGAACTCCAGACGATATTAATGATTACTTTATCGATGGTAATGGGAATTTCTGTAGTGGGCGGACTGCTGCATGTGTCTATTCCCCTGGCCGCAGTTACTGCCGACCTGATGCTGAGTAATATGAAACTGGGTGAAAATTCAAATACAGCACATCTTAAAGATATACTGGATAAAGTATGGGGATTAATTGACGATCTGCTGAATACCATCCTGTTTGTGATGATCGGCCTGCAGATTGTGGTTATCCCTTTCTCTGCAAATTACTGGCTGATTAGTTTACTTTCCGTGTTTTTTGTACTGATTGCCAGAGGTCTGAGCATAGCTGCACCAACTATCCTGATGAAAAGATCACTGAAAACGGATTATAACAGGTTGGGCATCCTGATCTGGGCAGGATTAAGAGGCGGGATTTCTGTCGCACTTGCACTATCTTTACCTGACTCGGCTTATAAACCACTTATTGTCTCTGCGAGTTATATTATCGTTATATTTTCGATCATCGTGCAGGGACTGACCTTAAATAAGGTAGTTAACAAATTGGTAAAATAA
- a CDS encoding cation:proton antiporter — protein MHTNIFDHITKQFQLPFTNPVLIFSLLLFIILIAPILLGRIKIPGIVGFIIAGIVIGPNGFNILKKNSAIELFATIGLLYIMFIAGIELDLAEFKKKKHKSFIFGFLTFAVPILIGFPVCYYLLHYSLLTSILTASMFATHTLVAYPIVNKFGIAKNEAVAVTVGGTILTDTAVLIILAVIMGSVEGELNSSFWIQLAISLTIFTATVFIVIPRIAKWFFTKLESEKTSHYIFVLSVVFFSAFLAQLAGIEPIIGAFVAGLALNRLIPHSSILMNRIEFVGNALFIPFFLISVGMLVDLRVLFRGPEALIVAGALTLVAILGKYFSATLTQWIFKYTKNQRLLIFGLSSAHAAATLAIILVGYQAKIIDDNILNGTIILILITCVFASFATEKASRNIVSEEELTGPEPVQNQENILIPIADFNNMDTMLDLAVLFKDKDAERPINLLSVVPDSDNAQANLLIARKKLNDSVKYASGNDTLVKVIATLDHNVSSGVLRIAKEKSANIIITGWPRKNTVIDKFLGDKSAALIEKSPANLFILHLHKPITVHTGIQLVCPPAYLMEKNMKVWLSKVCKLSTELSLSVNCFCDQSTRSHIEHALKSIKSNVIFKFDATEIWKDWRILKERIMPDDFMIVVLDRKLETTYLLSLTYTQRKLEHLFESQTKLLIYPQI, from the coding sequence ATGCACACAAACATTTTTGATCATATTACGAAGCAATTCCAGCTGCCTTTTACTAATCCGGTACTGATATTTTCTTTATTACTGTTTATTATACTGATTGCCCCTATTTTATTGGGAAGGATAAAAATCCCGGGCATCGTAGGTTTTATTATTGCGGGGATAGTGATTGGTCCTAATGGCTTCAATATCCTTAAAAAGAATTCTGCTATAGAACTTTTTGCCACAATAGGTCTGCTTTATATCATGTTTATTGCCGGTATTGAGCTTGATCTGGCGGAATTCAAAAAGAAGAAGCATAAGAGTTTTATATTCGGTTTCCTGACCTTTGCGGTACCTATTCTGATTGGTTTTCCGGTCTGCTATTATCTGCTGCATTATTCTTTACTGACCTCAATCCTGACAGCAAGTATGTTTGCTACGCATACACTGGTAGCCTACCCGATCGTCAATAAGTTTGGTATTGCTAAAAATGAAGCGGTGGCAGTAACTGTTGGGGGGACAATTCTGACGGATACTGCGGTCTTGATTATTCTGGCTGTAATTATGGGATCTGTAGAAGGTGAGCTGAACAGTTCTTTCTGGATACAGCTGGCCATATCACTGACGATCTTTACAGCGACAGTGTTTATAGTCATTCCCAGAATTGCCAAATGGTTTTTCACTAAACTGGAGAGTGAGAAAACATCGCATTATATTTTTGTTTTATCGGTCGTTTTCTTTTCTGCTTTCCTGGCACAGCTTGCCGGTATAGAGCCGATTATCGGAGCCTTCGTAGCCGGATTAGCATTAAACAGACTGATTCCGCATTCTTCTATTCTGATGAACAGAATTGAATTTGTAGGTAATGCCTTATTTATTCCTTTTTTCCTGATCAGTGTAGGAATGCTGGTAGATCTGCGGGTCTTGTTCAGAGGCCCCGAAGCACTGATTGTTGCTGGTGCTTTAACCCTGGTGGCTATACTGGGGAAATATTTTTCCGCAACTTTAACGCAGTGGATTTTCAAATACACTAAAAATCAGCGGCTGCTTATTTTTGGACTGAGCAGTGCGCATGCAGCAGCTACACTTGCAATTATACTGGTAGGTTATCAGGCAAAAATAATCGACGATAATATTCTTAACGGAACAATTATCCTGATCCTGATTACCTGCGTGTTTGCTTCTTTTGCCACAGAGAAAGCCAGCCGCAACATTGTTTCTGAAGAAGAGCTTACCGGGCCTGAGCCTGTACAGAACCAGGAAAACATTCTGATTCCTATTGCAGATTTCAATAACATGGATACGATGCTTGATCTTGCTGTCTTATTTAAGGATAAAGATGCAGAAAGGCCTATCAATCTGCTTTCTGTTGTTCCTGACAGCGATAATGCACAGGCAAATCTGCTGATTGCCCGTAAAAAATTAAATGACTCAGTAAAATACGCTTCGGGAAATGACACGCTGGTCAAAGTGATCGCTACTTTAGATCACAATGTTTCCAGCGGAGTACTTCGTATCGCCAAAGAAAAATCGGCCAATATTATTATTACCGGCTGGCCAAGAAAAAACACGGTTATCGATAAATTTTTGGGAGATAAGTCTGCTGCGCTGATTGAAAAGTCCCCGGCTAATTTATTTATCCTTCATCTTCATAAACCGATCACAGTTCATACTGGTATACAGCTGGTTTGTCCTCCTGCTTATCTGATGGAGAAAAACATGAAAGTATGGCTTTCCAAAGTTTGTAAACTGAGTACTGAACTGAGTTTGTCGGTCAATTGTTTTTGTGATCAGTCTACCCGGTCACATATTGAACATGCATTAAAGTCTATTAAATCAAACGTTATTTTCAAATTTGACGCTACAGAAATCTGGAAAGACTGGAGAATATTAAAGGAAAGAATAATGCCCGATGATTTTATGATCGTAGTACTGGACCGTAAACTGGAAACAACATACCTTCTTTCGCTGACTTATACGCAACGAAAGCTGGAACATCTGTTTGAATCCCAAACCAAACTGCTGATCTATCCGCAGATTTAG
- a CDS encoding metallophosphoesterase family protein, with the protein MSSENRKTPLFKLNQPDDNYKFQPLPEPFGEYPYRIQPEISLPDPHKMIFQVAGDTGGLKSPSFQKLIAEEMGKQYHQAKKAADQPSFLYHVGDIVYHYGEADQYEQQFFTPYRNYPSTIYAIAGNHDSDVNPDAATPYPSLLPFTSVFCGKTPRPVSFGKRLNRMSGIQPHVYWTLQTPLANIIGLHSNVPKFGVITEEQKAWFIDELKQAATEHQDKAIIVCVHHAPYSADFNHSSSLPMINFMEESFEAAGVTPDLVLSGHVHNYQRFNKTYADGKVVPFIVCGAGGFDELHWLVESDEVMYTDKNELFRTVTLENACTMLHGFLNLEIEKTEEGHQINGKYYAIPHDGLKPGEDASLFEEFTYFCKHGDKQVVQ; encoded by the coding sequence ATGTCATCAGAAAATAGAAAAACACCCTTATTCAAATTAAACCAACCAGACGACAATTATAAATTCCAGCCGCTGCCAGAACCGTTTGGAGAATATCCTTACCGTATACAGCCGGAAATATCTTTACCCGATCCGCATAAAATGATATTTCAGGTTGCAGGTGATACCGGAGGCCTGAAATCTCCTTCTTTTCAAAAACTGATTGCTGAAGAAATGGGCAAACAGTATCATCAGGCAAAAAAAGCAGCCGATCAGCCCTCATTTCTATATCATGTAGGTGATATCGTTTATCATTATGGTGAAGCGGATCAGTATGAACAGCAATTCTTTACGCCTTACAGGAACTACCCTTCCACGATTTATGCCATTGCCGGCAATCATGACAGTGATGTCAATCCGGATGCAGCAACGCCTTATCCGAGTCTTTTACCTTTTACCAGTGTATTTTGTGGAAAGACTCCCAGACCGGTTTCTTTTGGTAAAAGACTAAATCGTATGAGCGGAATACAGCCTCATGTCTACTGGACCTTACAGACTCCGCTGGCCAATATTATAGGTTTACATAGTAATGTGCCCAAATTCGGTGTAATTACTGAAGAGCAAAAAGCCTGGTTTATTGATGAGCTTAAACAGGCTGCAACTGAACATCAGGATAAAGCCATTATTGTATGTGTGCACCATGCTCCGTATTCTGCTGATTTCAACCATAGCTCGAGTTTACCCATGATTAATTTCATGGAAGAATCTTTTGAAGCTGCAGGTGTTACTCCGGATCTGGTACTAAGCGGACATGTACATAACTATCAGCGTTTTAATAAAACATATGCTGATGGGAAAGTCGTTCCTTTTATTGTTTGCGGTGCTGGTGGATTTGATGAGCTGCACTGGTTAGTGGAAAGTGACGAGGTGATGTATACGGATAAAAATGAACTTTTCCGGACAGTTACCCTGGAAAATGCGTGTACCATGCTCCATGGTTTTTTAAATCTGGAGATTGAAAAAACAGAAGAAGGACATCAGATTAACGGAAAATACTATGCTATTCCGCATGATGGACTGAAACCTGGTGAGGATGCCTCTCTGTTCGAAGAGTTTACGTATTTTTGTAAACATGGCGACAAACAGGTTGTTCAATAA
- a CDS encoding AraC family transcriptional regulator: MPQLDTATYLKNIDFKRKSIFVVHEKLERTLPRHTHTKSQLTYVEGGIAYIFIANKTYIIPARHYVWIPSGLEHYLNVRNAATVTHNLYFYTHDDHLNPFYQKLGIYPINSLLFEMLIFTENWIGTIEKKDPGYRFLAAIKDILPQLSTRSFPIALPTTSNMRLRPIVLYLSQNFAQPLTLENLADRFGMGARTLSRLFQSTMSISFLQYLKLLRTVKAIELIMFSDKTTTEIAYLTGYNSLAAFSKAFFQLTNIRPSDFGKKG; the protein is encoded by the coding sequence ATGCCACAATTAGACACTGCCACCTACCTGAAAAACATTGATTTTAAGCGAAAAAGCATATTTGTTGTGCATGAGAAGCTGGAACGCACGCTGCCCAGACACACGCATACCAAGAGCCAGCTGACCTACGTGGAAGGTGGTATTGCCTATATTTTCATCGCAAACAAGACTTATATCATTCCGGCCAGGCATTATGTCTGGATCCCAAGCGGTCTGGAACATTATCTGAATGTAAGAAATGCGGCTACGGTTACCCATAACTTATATTTTTACACGCATGATGATCATTTAAACCCTTTCTATCAGAAACTGGGTATTTACCCGATCAACAGTCTGCTGTTTGAAATGCTTATTTTCACAGAAAACTGGATAGGAACAATAGAAAAGAAAGATCCGGGTTATCGCTTTCTGGCAGCGATAAAAGATATATTGCCACAGCTCAGCACCAGGTCCTTCCCGATTGCCTTACCGACTACGTCCAACATGAGATTAAGACCTATAGTTTTATATCTTTCTCAGAATTTTGCGCAGCCGCTGACTTTAGAAAACCTGGCAGATCGCTTTGGTATGGGTGCACGTACGTTATCACGTCTGTTTCAGTCTACCATGAGTATCTCATTTTTGCAGTACCTGAAATTGTTGCGTACAGTAAAGGCTATAGAATTAATTATGTTTAGTGATAAAACCACGACAGAGATTGCCTATCTGACCGGCTATAATAGTCTGGCGGCCTTTAGTAAAGCATTTTTTCAGCTTACTAATATCAGGCCGTCAGATTTTGGCAAAAAGGGTTAA
- a CDS encoding KUP/HAK/KT family potassium transporter produces the protein MGNHKDVNKLTAAGLLISLGIIYGDIGTSPLYVFKAIIGDRLITADLILGGLSCIFWTLTLQTTIKYVVITLQADNKGEGGIFSLYSLVKRKAKWLIIPAMIGGAALLADGIMTPAVTVSSAIEGLGIIYQDLPTVPIVILIITFLFGIQQFGTSFIGKAFGPIMWLWFTMIAVLGTVYVMQFPEILKAINPYYAYHILTTNPEAFLIIGAVFLCTTGAEALYSDLGHCGRSNIRVSWVYVKICLILSYMGQGVWLWQLQGKHLGEINPFFHIMPDWFLIYGILIATVAAAVASQALISGSFTLISEAVRLNLWPKVKINYPSNSKGQLYVPSMNWVLFIGCILVVLIFQKSEHMEAAYGLSITVAMLMTTILVSIFLMRKKVPMYLIVIFLTIYGVIELTFLAGNAVKILHGGWFTLILGISLFSIMWAWSNGRRIRNRYMRFVDIEKYFPIISKISEDETIPKYASQLVYLTSANFNFEIESSVMYSIIQKHPKRADVYWLLHVDVTDEPFTMEYKVEQLVDKKLIRIDFRLGFRVEQRVNVLFRKVVEEMVKNGEIDITSKYASLKEHNIAGDFRFVVIEKVLSNANSLRFIERFTMAYYTILKTFSVPEERGFGLDLSFVAVEKVPLIVDIPTDFYLKRLD, from the coding sequence ATGGGAAATCATAAAGACGTCAATAAGCTAACCGCAGCAGGTTTATTAATTAGCTTAGGGATTATTTACGGGGATATTGGTACTTCTCCACTATACGTTTTTAAAGCGATTATTGGCGATAGATTAATCACTGCAGATCTGATATTGGGAGGATTATCCTGTATTTTCTGGACACTGACACTTCAAACGACTATAAAATATGTAGTCATCACACTACAGGCGGATAATAAAGGTGAGGGGGGTATATTCTCCCTGTACTCACTGGTTAAACGTAAAGCAAAATGGCTCATCATTCCAGCAATGATTGGTGGTGCAGCTCTTCTGGCCGATGGAATTATGACTCCTGCGGTGACCGTTTCTTCTGCAATTGAAGGATTGGGAATCATTTATCAGGATCTGCCTACTGTGCCGATTGTTATTCTGATTATTACTTTTCTTTTTGGTATTCAGCAATTTGGAACTTCGTTTATCGGTAAAGCATTTGGCCCGATTATGTGGCTTTGGTTTACGATGATTGCAGTTCTGGGTACGGTTTACGTAATGCAGTTTCCAGAAATACTGAAAGCAATCAATCCATATTATGCCTATCATATTCTGACGACCAATCCTGAAGCTTTCCTGATTATAGGCGCTGTATTTTTATGTACCACAGGAGCAGAAGCACTTTATTCTGATCTGGGGCACTGCGGTCGTTCCAATATCCGTGTGAGCTGGGTATATGTTAAAATCTGTCTGATTTTAAGTTATATGGGGCAGGGTGTATGGTTATGGCAGTTACAGGGCAAACACCTGGGAGAGATTAATCCGTTTTTCCATATTATGCCAGACTGGTTTTTAATTTACGGTATCCTGATTGCCACAGTTGCAGCAGCAGTAGCCAGCCAGGCGTTAATCTCAGGTTCATTTACCCTGATCTCAGAAGCGGTAAGATTAAACTTATGGCCAAAGGTTAAAATCAATTATCCAAGTAATTCAAAAGGACAGTTATATGTGCCTTCGATGAACTGGGTACTATTTATAGGTTGTATTCTGGTTGTGTTGATTTTCCAGAAATCAGAGCATATGGAAGCAGCATACGGTTTATCAATTACTGTAGCGATGCTGATGACTACCATTCTGGTATCGATCTTCCTGATGCGTAAAAAGGTACCGATGTATCTTATTGTGATCTTCCTGACTATATACGGTGTGATTGAGCTGACTTTCCTTGCTGGTAATGCTGTGAAAATACTGCATGGAGGATGGTTTACCCTTATTCTGGGAATTTCCCTTTTCTCTATTATGTGGGCCTGGTCAAATGGCCGCAGAATCAGAAACCGCTATATGCGTTTTGTGGATATAGAAAAATACTTTCCGATTATCAGTAAGATCAGTGAAGATGAAACTATTCCTAAATATGCATCACAGCTGGTTTATCTGACCAGTGCTAATTTCAATTTTGAAATTGAGTCTTCGGTGATGTATTCTATTATTCAGAAACATCCAAAAAGAGCTGACGTATACTGGTTGCTGCACGTTGATGTAACAGACGAGCCTTTTACGATGGAATATAAAGTAGAACAGCTGGTTGATAAAAAACTGATCAGAATAGATTTTCGTCTTGGATTCCGTGTAGAACAGCGTGTTAACGTGCTGTTCAGAAAAGTGGTAGAAGAGATGGTTAAAAATGGCGAAATTGATATCACCAGTAAATATGCTTCACTGAAAGAACATAATATCGCAGGAGACTTCAGGTTTGTTGTGATTGAGAAAGTACTTTCAAATGCCAACAGTCTGCGTTTTATTGAACGTTTCACGATGGCCTACTATACAATCCTTAAAACGTTTTCTGTACCCGAAGAAAGAGGATTTGGTCTTGACTTAAGTTTTGTAGCGGTAGAAAAAGTTCCGCTGATTGTAGATATACCAACTGATTTCTATCTGAAAAGACTGGATTAA
- a CDS encoding DUF47 domain-containing protein: protein MNSVFNFFSPKDKKFQPLFEQDAKNLVQIAQSLLLTVTTEDEETRIAQFRETERLEQAGDDLTHSIFLELSKNFITPFDREDIHALVSALDDIADYIYATSLNIELYKINVFSQEIIHLAKLITEMSKDLELAIMELRNFKNTKIIADVCLRINKGESQADFLCNTAIARLFISETDAIELIKQKEILQTLEMATDKCDDAANVLEAILIKNA from the coding sequence ATGAATTCTGTATTTAACTTCTTCAGTCCAAAAGATAAAAAATTTCAGCCTCTTTTTGAGCAGGACGCAAAAAATCTGGTTCAAATAGCACAGAGCCTGTTACTCACTGTAACCACTGAGGATGAAGAGACACGTATAGCTCAGTTCAGAGAAACAGAAAGACTTGAACAGGCTGGTGATGATCTGACCCATTCAATTTTCCTGGAGCTCAGCAAAAATTTCATCACCCCGTTTGACAGGGAAGATATTCATGCACTGGTTAGTGCACTGGATGATATAGCAGATTATATCTATGCTACATCCTTAAATATTGAGCTTTATAAAATCAATGTTTTCAGCCAGGAAATTATACATCTGGCCAAGTTAATCACAGAAATGTCCAAAGATCTGGAATTAGCTATAATGGAGCTCCGTAATTTCAAGAATACCAAAATTATTGCCGACGTTTGTTTAAGAATTAATAAAGGAGAGAGCCAGGCAGATTTTCTTTGCAACACTGCCATTGCCCGTCTGTTTATCTCAGAAACAGACGCGATTGAGCTCATCAAGCAAAAAGAGATTCTCCAGACACTGGAGATGGCCACCGATAAATGCGATGATGCTGCGAATGTGCTCGAGGCTATCCTGATTAAAAACGCATAG
- a CDS encoding aldo/keto reductase, which yields MQYSKLGKSDLILSKIGFGCMSLSDNLHENERIIGKALEAGINYFDTADLYEHGQNESKIGALLKSKRDQVILATKVGNQHRADGNGWDWNPGKAYILSSVEGSLKRLQTDYIDLYQLHGGTIEDPVDETIEAFEILKQQGKIRHYGISSIRPNVIREYIKRSGMVSVMMQYSLLDRRPEEECLKLLHENNIGVLGRGSIAQGLLADKPAAPYLNWSAAEVAHAAEIVRSVTSRNSSPAQTAIRFVLQHPALNSAVMGIRTLAQLDDIAVAADFPQLSEQEMDLLQRVSPLQNYTVHR from the coding sequence ATGCAATATTCAAAACTTGGAAAATCTGATCTGATATTAAGTAAAATTGGCTTTGGCTGTATGTCTTTATCCGATAATCTCCATGAAAATGAACGGATCATTGGAAAAGCACTTGAGGCAGGAATCAACTATTTTGATACCGCAGATCTTTATGAACACGGTCAGAATGAAAGTAAAATAGGAGCATTGTTAAAATCAAAACGGGATCAGGTTATTCTGGCGACCAAAGTTGGCAATCAGCATAGAGCCGATGGAAACGGATGGGACTGGAATCCTGGCAAAGCTTATATTTTATCCTCAGTAGAAGGAAGTCTTAAAAGACTGCAGACAGATTATATTGATCTTTATCAGTTGCATGGCGGTACCATTGAAGATCCTGTAGATGAAACTATTGAAGCCTTTGAAATTTTAAAACAACAAGGTAAAATCAGACATTATGGAATCTCATCTATCCGGCCAAATGTAATCAGAGAATATATTAAAAGATCCGGGATGGTTAGTGTAATGATGCAATACAGCCTGCTGGATAGAAGACCGGAAGAAGAATGTCTGAAATTGCTTCACGAAAATAATATAGGTGTGCTTGGACGCGGCAGTATTGCCCAGGGACTATTAGCTGATAAACCGGCTGCTCCTTATTTAAACTGGTCTGCAGCAGAAGTTGCACATGCAGCTGAAATTGTGCGTTCAGTAACCAGCAGAAACAGTTCCCCTGCCCAAACCGCTATCCGTTTCGTATTGCAGCATCCGGCATTAAACAGTGCAGTGATGGGCATAAGAACTTTAGCCCAATTGGATGATATTGCTGTCGCTGCAGATTTTCCGCAGCTTAGCGAACAGGAAATGGATTTACTGCAAAGAGTATCACCTCTGCAAAATTATACAGTACACAGATAA